One window of the Lasioglossum baleicum chromosome 8, iyLasBale1, whole genome shotgun sequence genome contains the following:
- the LOC143211236 gene encoding uncharacterized protein LOC143211236, whose translation MKPQNKIAKRKQLSLEDLKTTKMHCNKATASTSKDPEAMDRSDRETLKEENRKLKEEIRNLKQLYEEAIVALKTPKTVGNTTATDELSPDNTPWTMEIDAESSQQPETGFAIVQHLRKKNLENRETLKRINQPKDPAKLQTKAQTALTSTTTSATNPSTSTKNATTASHAATSSETTTAVHNTKGRRPPPINILHQDPKDSIKLLQETGNPKFHIKRINNTKHIVQMEDISDFDKVKNILNSTNTEFYTYTPKWLKHQNFLVKGLPPSFENTEILTELEKTSNNKIKFIKVSNFTTPIAQRENRILPIFLVQIEAGSDLAELKNVRYIFHHSIKWEKLKKKGVMQCRRCQRFDHTAANCNLAYRCVKCDDDHAPGECKVTANPENPVDTKPYCVNCKTIGHPASYKGCPKLKEFLQQKLSSKTACQDRAPRKIINQALLQPGITYAMASAESRDRRTHSTQQQPTNKNEQSQFKPTQIDQLENRTGNLEKSISDINKKLELFSSQLNQLITIFLNGK comes from the coding sequence ATGAAACCGCAAAATAAAATTGCGAAACGCAAGCAGCTCTCATTAGAAGATCTGAAAACAACCAAAATGCACTGCAACAAGGCTACAGCTTCTACATCAAAAGACCCTGAAGCGATGGATCGCTCCGACAGAGAGACCCTAAAGGAAGAAAACAGAAAGCTGAAGGAGGAGATAAGAAACCTTAAACAACTGTATGAGGAAGCAATAGTAGCTCTAAAAACGCCCAAAACAGTTGGAAACACAACTGCAACTGACGAACTAAGCCCAGATAATACTCCATGGACCATGGAAATAGATGCAGAATCCAGCCAACAACCGGAAACTGGTTTCGCCATAGTTCAACACCTCAGAAAAAAGAACTTAGAAAACAGAGAAACCCTCAAAAGGATAAACCAACCCAAAGACCCTGCAAAATTGCAGACCAAGGCCCAGACAGCTCTGACGTCCACCACAACATCAGCAACGAACCCGTCGACATCCACAAAAAATGCAACGACAGCATCACATGCAGCCACGTCAAGTGAAACAACTACAGCAGTCCACAACACCAAAGGCAGACGACCCCCACCAATAAACATATTACACCAAGATCCCAAAGATTCAATTAAACTATTACAAGAAACAGGTAATCCAAAATTCcacattaaaagaattaataACACCAAACATATTGTACAAATGGAAGATATATCTGATTTCGATAAAGTAAAAAACATATTAAACTCTACAAACACAGAATTTTACACATACACGCCAAAATGGCTAAAGCACCAAAACTTCTTAGTGAAAGGACTTCCTCCATCATTTGAAAACACAGAAATTCTAACAGAACTAGAAAAGACctcaaacaataaaatcaaatttataaaagtaAGCAATTTTACAACTCCTATAGCACAACGAGAAAACCGCATACTGCCAATTTTCCTAGTACAAATTGAAGCAGGAAGTGATCTCGCAGAATTAAAAAACGTCAGATATATCTTCCATCACTCTATCaaatgggaaaaattaaaaaagaaagggGTAATGCAATGTAGACGTTGCCAACGTTTTGATCACACAGCTGCAAACTGTAATTTAGCTTATCGGTGTGTGAAATGTGATGATGACCATGCTCCGGGAGAGTGTAAAGTGACAGCGAACCCTGAAAATCCAGTAGATACAAAACCTTACTgtgtaaattgtaaaacaatTGGACATCCAGCATCATACAAAGGTTGCCCAAAACTGAAAGAATTCCTACAACAGAAATTGAGTTCTAAAACTGCATGCCAAGACAGAGCGCCCAGAAAAATTATAAACCAGGCCCTGTTACAGCCTGGAATCACTTACGCTATGGCCTCAGCAGAATCCAGGGACAGGCGAACACACAGTACTCAGCAACAACCCACTAATAAAAACGAACAGTCGCAATTCAAACCAACTCAAATAGACCAACTAGAGAACCGTACAGGTAACCTTGAAAAATCTATATCTGACATAAATAAGAAATTAGAATTGTTCAGCTCACAACTGAACCAACTGATAACAATCTTTTTAAATGGCAAATAA